A stretch of the Bartonella henselae str. Houston-1 genome encodes the following:
- the gatB gene encoding Asp-tRNA(Asn)/Glu-tRNA(Gln) amidotransferase subunit GatB yields the protein MEIVDTRTPNSKRFISGVTGDWEVIIGMEVHAQIISNSKLFSGASTKFGAEPNNHVSLIDAAMPGMLPVLNQECVRQAVRTGLGLKARINLRSVFDRKNYFYPDLPQGYQISQFRYPIVGEGKIIISIGPDSNGQFEDIEVGIERLHLEQDAGKSMHDQHPTMSFVDLNRSGVALMEIVSKPDMRSADEAKAYMTKLRTIVRYLGTCDGNMDEGSMRADVNVSVRRPGESFGTRCEIKNVNSIRFIGQAIEYEARRQIAILEDGGVIDQETRLFDAAKGETRSMRSKEEAHDYRYFPDPDLLPLEFDQAFVDALAAELPELPDDIKIRFINEMGLTAYDASILVTEKAIANYFEKVAHGRDGKTVANWVINDLLGALNKDNREIEETPVSPDQLGSIIDLIKEGTISGKIAKDLFEIIWHEGGDPRQIVEERNMKQVTDTKAIERAVDEIMANNSDKVAQAKQKPALAGWFVGQVMKTTGGKANPQTVNELVKLKLGID from the coding sequence ATGGAAATCGTTGATACGCGTACTCCTAATTCTAAGCGTTTTATTTCTGGAGTTACAGGTGATTGGGAAGTCATCATTGGCATGGAAGTCCATGCGCAAATTATATCAAATTCAAAACTTTTTTCAGGTGCATCAACCAAATTTGGTGCGGAGCCGAATAATCACGTGTCACTTATTGATGCTGCTATGCCTGGCATGTTGCCTGTTCTTAATCAAGAATGTGTTCGTCAAGCAGTTCGAACTGGTTTGGGATTAAAGGCGCGTATTAATCTGAGATCTGTTTTTGATCGGAAGAATTATTTTTATCCAGATTTACCGCAAGGATATCAAATTTCTCAATTTCGTTATCCGATTGTCGGAGAGGGGAAGATTATCATATCTATTGGTCCGGATTCAAATGGTCAGTTTGAGGATATTGAAGTTGGGATTGAGAGATTACACCTTGAGCAGGATGCTGGAAAATCTATGCATGATCAGCATCCAACAATGTCTTTTGTGGATCTTAACCGTTCTGGTGTCGCTCTTATGGAAATTGTTTCTAAACCAGATATGCGCTCGGCAGATGAAGCTAAAGCCTATATGACAAAATTGCGTACGATTGTTCGTTATTTGGGAACTTGCGATGGCAATATGGATGAAGGTTCCATGCGTGCGGATGTTAACGTATCAGTTCGTCGCCCTGGTGAGAGTTTTGGAACACGTTGTGAAATAAAAAATGTTAATTCTATTCGATTTATTGGCCAAGCGATTGAATATGAGGCGCGCCGTCAAATTGCGATTTTAGAAGATGGTGGTGTTATAGATCAAGAAACTCGGCTGTTTGATGCTGCGAAAGGGGAAACACGATCTATGCGCTCAAAGGAAGAAGCGCATGATTATCGTTATTTTCCTGATCCTGATCTTTTGCCATTGGAATTTGATCAAGCATTTGTGGATGCTTTGGCAGCTGAATTGCCTGAATTGCCTGATGATATAAAAATACGTTTTATCAACGAGATGGGGTTGACAGCATATGATGCTTCCATTCTTGTAACAGAAAAAGCCATTGCTAATTATTTTGAAAAAGTAGCACATGGGCGTGATGGAAAAACTGTTGCCAATTGGGTAATTAATGATCTTTTGGGTGCTTTAAATAAAGATAATCGTGAAATTGAAGAGACACCAGTCTCACCGGATCAGTTGGGAAGCATTATTGATCTTATTAAGGAAGGGACTATTTCTGGAAAAATTGCCAAAGATCTTTTTGAAATTATTTGGCATGAAGGTGGGGATCCGCGTCAGATTGTAGAAGAACGCAATATGAAACAGGTAACAGATACAAAGGCTATAGAGAGAGCTGTTGATGAAATTATGGCCAATAATTCTGATAAAGTTGCGCAAGCAAAACAAAAACCTGCTTTAGCGGGTTGGTTTGTTGGGCAGGTCATGAAAACAACAGGTGGTAAGGCAAATCCTCAAACTGTTAATGAATTGGTTAAACTGAAACTTGGTATAGATTAA
- the rlmB gene encoding 23S rRNA (guanosine(2251)-2'-O)-methyltransferase RlmB, translating to MREKISKSFHYNRLQRRSHDKKGFLPAARMKQKSVPMRHGTIYLYGLHSVHAALKNPKRVFEHLYITPNALKRLNIPESDLPCPITLCLPKQLDSFVGNDAVHQGIVLETEPLKPCQLSELTNTDLVIVMDQITDPHNVGAIMRSAVAFKAEALITTYRHSPQESGVLAKAASGALEMIHYITVQNLAETLQELHKAGFISFGLDSEGNHPLETTLTGEKIALVLGAEGKGLRKKTRENVCALTRLDMPGNIKSLNVSNAATIALYAAHKYLRG from the coding sequence ATGAGAGAAAAAATATCGAAAAGTTTTCACTATAATCGCTTACAGCGTCGATCTCACGATAAAAAAGGCTTTCTACCTGCAGCGCGCATGAAACAGAAATCTGTTCCCATGAGACATGGAACAATCTATCTTTATGGTCTTCATTCCGTTCATGCAGCTTTAAAAAATCCTAAAAGAGTTTTTGAACATCTCTATATCACACCAAATGCCTTAAAACGATTAAATATACCCGAATCAGATTTACCTTGTCCCATCACATTATGCTTACCCAAACAACTTGATTCGTTCGTTGGAAATGATGCAGTTCATCAAGGTATTGTTTTGGAAACTGAACCTCTCAAGCCGTGTCAATTATCCGAACTAACAAATACTGATCTTGTCATTGTAATGGATCAAATTACTGATCCACATAATGTCGGCGCTATTATGCGCTCTGCAGTCGCATTTAAAGCTGAGGCACTTATTACAACTTATCGCCACTCCCCCCAAGAAAGCGGTGTTCTTGCTAAAGCCGCATCCGGAGCGTTGGAAATGATTCATTATATCACCGTACAAAACCTCGCAGAAACACTCCAAGAACTCCATAAAGCAGGCTTTATCAGTTTTGGACTTGATTCAGAAGGCAATCATCCTCTCGAAACAACATTAACAGGAGAAAAAATTGCTCTTGTTCTAGGAGCAGAAGGTAAAGGCTTACGCAAAAAAACACGTGAAAACGTTTGTGCATTAACACGCCTTGATATGCCTGGAAATATTAAATCGTTAAACGTTTCAAACGCAGCAACAATAGCGCTCTATGCAGCTCATAAATATCTTAGAGGATAA
- a CDS encoding HU family DNA-binding protein, with protein MNKSELVSSVAEKAGVSKAQAGSVVDAFIASVTEALASGGDVRLPGFGSFEVSHRAATKGRNPSTGAEINIPARSVPKFSAGKSLKEAVNK; from the coding sequence ATGAATAAAAGTGAATTGGTGAGTTCCGTTGCTGAAAAAGCAGGTGTTTCGAAAGCGCAGGCAGGCTCTGTTGTCGATGCTTTTATCGCTTCTGTAACAGAAGCTTTAGCTTCAGGAGGAGATGTTCGTCTTCCAGGTTTTGGTTCTTTTGAAGTTTCTCATCGTGCTGCTACAAAGGGGCGTAATCCTTCAACTGGCGCTGAAATTAATATTCCAGCGCGTTCTGTGCCCAAATTTTCTGCAGGGAAAAGTCTAAAAGAAGCAGTTAACAAATAA
- the tig gene encoding trigger factor — translation MQVTETLNEGLKREIKIVVPARNLEEKLNERLDNTKDKIKLNGFRPGKVPAGYLRKMYGKSFMAEILNEIVSDASRSILAERGERSAMQPKIDVEEDKKILDGKADFIFSLKYEVLPKFEIKDFEHIEIIREIAVIPEQEIDDQVKRVLSSACNYSLKDGPSEEGDRVTIDYIGKLEGVPFEGGAESDAQLILGSKQFIPGFEEQLVGVKAGDMKTISVKFPDNYSAVHLAGKNAEFDITVKAVCKSDELKIDDEAAQKVGLESLERLREVVRGQIESQYGSMTRQKIKRQILDALDADYNFEIPEGLLEIEFNNIWAQVNDDLKKAGRSFEDEGVTEEQAREEYRVLAQRRVRLGLVLSEIGMNIGVKVSEDELKAAVFDQVRQYPGQEKEIMDFFRNTPEAVANLRAPIFEEKVIDHLLARIKVTDKEVTVEELMKEYDETDLTEKKPLKKKTAEKVSTKKKAPKKS, via the coding sequence ATGCAGGTTACCGAGACGCTTAATGAAGGACTGAAGCGCGAAATTAAGATCGTGGTTCCAGCGAGAAATTTAGAAGAGAAATTGAATGAACGGTTGGATAATACCAAGGATAAAATCAAACTTAATGGTTTCCGTCCCGGTAAGGTACCAGCTGGATACTTACGAAAGATGTACGGCAAGTCTTTTATGGCGGAAATTCTCAATGAGATTGTCAGCGATGCGTCTCGTTCTATTTTAGCTGAGCGTGGTGAGCGTTCGGCTATGCAGCCAAAAATTGATGTAGAAGAAGATAAAAAGATTCTAGATGGCAAAGCCGATTTTATTTTTAGTTTAAAATATGAAGTTTTGCCAAAATTTGAAATTAAGGACTTTGAACATATTGAAATTATCCGTGAAATTGCGGTTATTCCTGAACAAGAGATTGATGATCAAGTAAAGCGTGTACTTTCCTCTGCGTGTAACTATTCTTTAAAAGATGGTCCTTCTGAGGAAGGTGATCGTGTTACGATAGACTATATTGGTAAACTTGAGGGTGTTCCATTTGAGGGTGGAGCAGAGAGTGATGCACAATTGATTCTGGGGTCAAAGCAATTTATTCCCGGTTTTGAAGAGCAATTAGTTGGTGTAAAAGCAGGGGATATGAAAACAATTTCTGTTAAGTTTCCTGACAATTACAGTGCGGTTCATTTGGCTGGTAAGAATGCAGAATTTGATATCACCGTTAAAGCCGTCTGCAAATCGGACGAGCTAAAAATTGATGATGAAGCAGCACAAAAAGTTGGTTTGGAGTCTTTAGAGCGTTTGCGTGAAGTTGTTCGTGGACAGATTGAAAGCCAATATGGTTCAATGACACGTCAAAAAATTAAGCGTCAAATTCTTGATGCTTTAGATGCTGATTATAATTTTGAGATTCCTGAAGGACTTTTAGAAATTGAATTTAATAATATATGGGCTCAGGTTAATGATGATTTAAAAAAGGCTGGGCGTAGTTTCGAAGATGAAGGCGTTACAGAGGAACAGGCACGGGAAGAATATCGTGTGCTTGCACAGCGCCGTGTTCGTCTTGGTTTGGTACTTTCTGAAATTGGAATGAATATTGGTGTTAAAGTAAGTGAAGATGAGTTAAAAGCAGCAGTTTTTGATCAAGTTCGCCAGTATCCTGGACAAGAGAAAGAAATTATGGACTTTTTCCGTAATACTCCGGAAGCTGTTGCAAATCTACGTGCTCCGATTTTTGAAGAAAAAGTTATTGATCATTTGTTGGCACGGATAAAAGTCACAGATAAAGAAGTGACAGTTGAAGAGCTTATGAAAGAATATGATGAAACAGATTTAACGGAAAAAAAACCGCTAAAGAAAAAAACTGCAGAGAAAGTTTCAACTAAGAAAAAGGCACCTAAAAAAAGTTAA
- a CDS encoding rhomboid family intramembrane serine protease: MKDADRQFNNAFLLPKQPRESFLNIPLTIVILIALCFCIYCVTQYFFSDELYIESLEFFSFTPVLFKAAPLAFAHTIMSYSFMHGSFEHTTINMAWLLVFGSPLVRHFGSLRFLVFWVLTAAISALTYFAFHQNSIASLVGASGAVSGMMGAIARYGFSPVYFGISTQNGRFFGPLWSIKKTLCSKTVLVYVGVWLIINFIIGISSSLFERDDISIAWEAHIGGLVSGFLLVGIFDVSPGKVKIIL; this comes from the coding sequence ATGAAAGATGCTGACCGCCAATTTAATAATGCTTTTTTGCTACCAAAACAGCCTCGGGAATCATTTTTGAATATTCCATTGACTATAGTTATTTTGATAGCACTTTGTTTTTGTATTTATTGCGTTACCCAGTATTTTTTTTCTGATGAGCTTTATATTGAAAGCCTTGAATTTTTTTCATTTACACCAGTATTATTCAAGGCTGCACCTTTAGCATTTGCTCATACTATTATGAGTTATTCATTCATGCATGGGAGTTTTGAACATACTACTATTAATATGGCTTGGCTTTTAGTTTTTGGGTCTCCTTTGGTAAGACATTTTGGCAGTTTACGTTTTTTAGTTTTTTGGGTCTTAACAGCAGCTATTTCTGCGTTGACTTATTTTGCATTTCATCAAAATAGTATAGCATCGCTTGTTGGGGCTTCGGGTGCAGTTTCTGGAATGATGGGTGCTATTGCACGTTACGGTTTTTCTCCTGTTTATTTTGGTATCAGTACGCAAAATGGGAGGTTTTTTGGGCCTTTGTGGTCGATTAAAAAAACACTTTGTTCCAAGACGGTCCTTGTTTATGTTGGTGTATGGCTGATAATTAATTTCATTATAGGTATTTCTTCCTCTTTGTTTGAAAGAGACGATATTTCAATTGCATGGGAGGCCCACATTGGTGGGCTTGTTTCGGGTTTTTTGTTGGTTGGTATTTTTGACGTTTCGCCCGGTAAAGTAAAGATTATCCTCTAA
- a CDS encoding NADH:ubiquinone oxidoreductase subunit NDUFA12 codes for MASFFKQVFTWWSGNTVNTRFFTWCKGKRVGEDQFGNIYYEGGYHKDGYQRRWVIYKDYSEASTIPPGWHGWIHHRCDIPPTQENYQPYEWEKPHVANMTGTSAAYRPKGSIFHKDERSSTHEDYDAWSPKK; via the coding sequence ATGGCGAGTTTTTTTAAGCAAGTTTTTACGTGGTGGAGTGGAAATACCGTCAATACGCGCTTTTTTACGTGGTGCAAAGGCAAGCGCGTAGGAGAGGACCAGTTTGGGAATATTTATTATGAAGGTGGCTATCATAAAGATGGTTATCAGCGCCGTTGGGTTATTTATAAAGATTATTCTGAAGCGTCTACTATTCCACCAGGTTGGCATGGCTGGATTCATCATCGCTGTGATATTCCACCTACGCAGGAGAATTATCAGCCATATGAATGGGAAAAGCCCCATGTTGCGAACATGACAGGGACAAGTGCAGCTTATCGACCAAAGGGTTCGATCTTTCATAAAGATGAGCGTTCTTCTACACATGAAGACTATGATGCATGGTCGCCTAAAAAATGA
- a CDS encoding DUF2155 domain-containing protein, with amino-acid sequence MIFFLLPRLRHIFCACFMGIVGTLSSMDGVQAERVSNGIAVFAGLDKITGRTTRFEVSLGEVYQYGALQVTPRVCYTSSKDEPTRTTGFVEVNEVTLDKKVRRIFTGWMFADSPGLNAVEHPIYDVWLKDCKQSSQNLLLQ; translated from the coding sequence ATGATTTTTTTTTTACTGCCAAGGTTAAGGCATATTTTTTGCGCTTGTTTTATGGGAATTGTAGGTACTTTATCTTCAATGGATGGAGTGCAGGCTGAACGTGTTAGCAATGGAATTGCTGTTTTTGCAGGTCTTGATAAAATTACTGGTCGGACTACACGTTTTGAAGTTTCTCTTGGTGAAGTTTATCAATACGGTGCTTTGCAGGTGACACCACGAGTATGCTATACGAGTTCTAAGGATGAGCCAACTCGTACAACTGGTTTTGTTGAAGTGAACGAGGTAACATTAGATAAAAAGGTACGGCGTATTTTTACAGGATGGATGTTTGCAGATAGTCCTGGCTTGAATGCTGTAGAACATCCTATTTATGACGTATGGTTAAAAGATTGTAAGCAGAGTTCTCAAAATCTGCTTCTTCAATGA
- the trmFO gene encoding methylenetetrahydrofolate--tRNA-(uracil(54)-C(5))-methyltransferase (FADH(2)-oxidizing) TrmFO — MFNKLSTPIHIIGGGLAGCEASWQIAQSGIPVILHEMRPQKKSEAHKTGQLAELVCSNSFRSDDSSTNAVGLLHTEMRLAKSLIMKAADANKVPAGSALAVDRDGFSKTVTAALENHPLITIKREEIQEIPENWPHIIIATGPLTSPKLAKAIQTITGTEALSFFDAIAPIIYTDSINMDICWYQSRYDKIGPEGTGKDYLNCPLNKEQYEAFVQALKNAEKTEFRDFEKTPYFDGCLPIEVMAERGLETLRHGPMKPMGLTNAHNPTVKAYAVVQLRQDNKLGTLYNMVGFQTKLKYGEQVRIFRMIPGLENAEFARLGGLHRNTYLNSPIILDQTLRLKQRPGLRFAGQITGCEGYVESSAIGLLAGRFAAAEYHYNCPCLPPLTTALGALLNHITGGHIVDEKTGRKSFQPMNINFGLFPPIASASYSGKRLPSKEKKLAKKQAITARALNTCIQWLINEEKNKL, encoded by the coding sequence ATGTTCAATAAACTCAGCACTCCAATTCATATCATCGGCGGCGGTCTTGCTGGATGTGAAGCAAGCTGGCAAATCGCTCAATCAGGAATTCCCGTTATCTTACATGAAATGCGGCCCCAAAAAAAATCTGAGGCCCATAAAACCGGCCAGCTTGCCGAACTAGTATGTTCAAACTCATTTCGTTCTGATGATTCCTCAACAAATGCTGTAGGCCTTCTCCATACTGAAATGCGATTGGCAAAGTCCTTAATTATGAAGGCTGCAGATGCTAATAAGGTACCAGCAGGAAGTGCGCTTGCCGTTGATCGTGATGGATTTTCAAAAACCGTTACGGCAGCGCTCGAAAATCATCCTCTTATAACAATAAAGCGTGAAGAAATTCAAGAGATTCCTGAGAATTGGCCTCACATTATCATTGCAACAGGCCCCCTTACCTCACCAAAACTCGCTAAAGCAATCCAAACAATAACCGGAACAGAAGCTCTCTCTTTTTTTGATGCTATCGCACCTATTATCTATACCGATAGTATTAATATGGATATTTGTTGGTATCAATCGCGCTATGATAAAATCGGTCCTGAGGGAACAGGAAAGGATTATCTTAATTGTCCCCTTAATAAAGAACAATATGAAGCATTTGTTCAAGCGTTGAAAAATGCGGAAAAAACAGAATTCCGCGACTTTGAAAAAACACCCTATTTTGATGGATGCTTACCAATCGAAGTTATGGCGGAACGCGGACTTGAAACGCTCAGACATGGTCCCATGAAGCCTATGGGATTAACTAATGCTCATAATCCCACAGTTAAAGCTTATGCCGTCGTCCAATTACGCCAAGACAATAAGCTTGGAACCCTTTATAATATGGTAGGCTTTCAAACAAAATTGAAATATGGCGAACAAGTTCGCATTTTTAGAATGATTCCCGGTCTTGAGAACGCAGAGTTCGCTCGCCTTGGTGGACTTCACCGTAATACCTATCTCAACTCACCAATCATTCTTGATCAAACTCTTCGTTTAAAACAAAGGCCTGGACTGCGCTTTGCAGGGCAAATTACCGGATGTGAGGGGTATGTAGAATCATCAGCAATAGGGCTTCTTGCTGGACGTTTTGCCGCTGCTGAATATCACTATAATTGCCCTTGCCTACCACCATTAACCACAGCATTGGGAGCTCTCTTGAACCATATTACCGGTGGACATATCGTAGATGAAAAAACAGGAAGAAAATCTTTTCAACCAATGAACATCAATTTTGGACTTTTCCCTCCTATTGCTTCTGCTTCTTATTCAGGAAAACGTTTGCCAAGTAAAGAAAAAAAATTAGCAAAAAAACAAGCAATAACTGCCAGAGCTCTTAACACTTGCATTCAGTGGCTAATCAACGAAGAAAAAAATAAACTCTAG
- the tuf gene encoding elongation factor Tu translates to MAKSKFERTKPHVNIGTIGHVDHGKTSLTAAITKYFGEFKAYDQIDAAPEERARGITISTAHVEYETEKRHYAHVDCPGHADYVKNMITGAAQMDGAILVVSAADGPMPQTREHILLARQVGVPAIVVFLNKVDQVDDAELLELVELEVRELLSKYDFPGDDIPIVKGSALAALEDKDKSIGEDAVRLLMSEVDNYIPTPERPVDQPFLMPIEDVFSISGRGTVVTGRVERGVIKVGEEVEIIGIRPTSKTTVTGVEMFRKLLDQGQAGDNIGALLRGIDREGIERGQVLAKPASVTPHTRFKAEAYILTKDEGGRHTPFFTNYRPQFYFRTTDVTGIVTLPEGTEMVMPGDNVAMDVSLIVPIAMEEKLRFAIREGGRTVGAGIVSKIIE, encoded by the coding sequence ATGGCGAAGAGCAAATTTGAACGCACGAAACCGCATGTTAATATTGGTACGATTGGTCACGTTGACCATGGGAAGACCTCGTTGACGGCAGCGATTACGAAATATTTTGGTGAATTTAAGGCCTATGACCAAATTGATGCAGCGCCTGAGGAGCGTGCACGTGGAATTACTATTTCTACAGCGCATGTTGAATATGAAACAGAGAAGCGGCATTATGCACATGTTGATTGTCCAGGTCACGCGGATTATGTGAAGAACATGATCACGGGCGCGGCGCAAATGGATGGTGCGATTTTGGTTGTTTCAGCTGCTGATGGTCCGATGCCTCAAACACGTGAGCATATTCTTCTTGCCCGTCAGGTTGGTGTTCCAGCGATTGTTGTTTTTCTTAATAAGGTTGATCAGGTTGATGATGCTGAGCTTTTGGAGCTTGTTGAGCTTGAAGTTCGGGAGTTATTGTCGAAATATGATTTTCCAGGAGACGATATTCCGATCGTTAAAGGTTCTGCTTTGGCAGCGCTTGAAGATAAAGATAAAAGCATTGGTGAAGATGCGGTTCGTCTTTTGATGAGTGAAGTTGATAATTATATACCGACGCCTGAACGTCCTGTTGATCAGCCGTTTTTGATGCCAATTGAAGATGTTTTTTCGATTTCGGGTCGTGGAACTGTTGTGACGGGTCGTGTTGAGCGTGGTGTTATTAAGGTTGGTGAAGAAGTTGAGATTATCGGCATTCGTCCAACTTCTAAGACAACAGTTACAGGGGTTGAAATGTTCCGCAAGCTTTTAGATCAGGGGCAAGCGGGTGATAATATTGGAGCGCTGCTTCGTGGTATTGATCGTGAAGGGATTGAGCGTGGACAAGTTTTGGCGAAGCCTGCTTCGGTTACACCTCATACGAGATTTAAAGCAGAGGCTTACATTTTGACGAAAGATGAAGGTGGTCGTCATACTCCATTTTTCACGAATTATCGTCCTCAGTTTTATTTCCGTACTACGGATGTAACGGGAATTGTTACGCTTCCAGAAGGTACAGAGATGGTTATGCCTGGTGATAATGTTGCTATGGATGTCTCTCTGATTGTTCCAATTGCCATGGAAGAAAAACTTCGTTTTGCTATCCGTGAAGGTGGTCGTACTGTTGGTGCAGGTATCGTTTCTAAGATCATTGAGTAA
- the lon gene encoding endopeptidase La: protein MQYIDEKTDGVRGEVYAVLPLRDIVVFPHMIVPLFVGREKSIRALEETMAVDKQILLVTQKNASDDDPKSEDIYDIGTFANILQLLKLPDGTVKVLVEGIARARISQFTTNENYHQALATLTEEPRENDVEIEALSRSVIAYFENYVKLNKKISPEVVNAIGQIDNPSKLADTIASHLMIKLSEKQEILALLPVRDRLERVLSFMEGEISVLQVEKRIRSHVKRQMEKNQREYYLNEQMKAIQKELGASDDSRDELSELEERITKTKLSKEAREKAGAELRKLRNMSPMSAEATVVRNYLDWLLAMPWGKKSKIKNNLDFAEKVMNNEHFGLEKVKERIIEYLAVQSRASKIKGPIICLLGPPGVGKTSLARSIAKATGREYVRISLGGVRDEAEIRGHRRTYIGSMPGKIIQSMKKAKKSNPLFLLDEIDKMGQDFRGDPSSALLEVLDPEQNGTFIDHYLEVEYDLSDVMFITTANTLNIPGPLMDRMEIIRIAGYTECEKMEIVKQHLLPKALKDHCLTRKEFSVSDGAIRSMIQFYTREAGVRNLERELMKVARKSVTKILKTQQKSVKVTENNINDFLGVKRYRYNQIEGENQIGIVTGLAWTEVGGELLTIEGVMMSGKGKMTVTGNLRDIMKESISAAASYVRFRAIDFGIEPPLFDKRDIHVHVPEGATPKDGPSAGIAMVTAIVSVLTGIAVHKDIAMTGEITLRGRVLPIGGLKEKLLAALRGGIKKVLIPEENAKDLIDIPDDVKNNMEIIPVSHVSEVLRHALVRFPDPIGWTEPSTVSVPIRTENESEGIQIAH, encoded by the coding sequence ATTTATGATATTGGTACGTTTGCTAATATTCTGCAACTTTTAAAGCTTCCTGATGGAACTGTAAAGGTTTTGGTGGAGGGGATTGCACGTGCAAGAATTAGCCAATTTACTACGAATGAAAATTATCATCAGGCCCTCGCAACTCTTACAGAGGAGCCTAGAGAGAACGATGTTGAGATTGAAGCTCTTTCGCGATCGGTGATTGCTTATTTTGAAAATTATGTAAAGCTTAATAAAAAGATTTCTCCTGAAGTGGTCAATGCTATTGGCCAGATTGATAATCCTTCTAAACTTGCCGATACTATTGCTTCGCATTTGATGATTAAACTTTCAGAAAAGCAAGAAATATTAGCGCTATTACCTGTGCGTGATCGCCTTGAACGTGTTCTTTCTTTTATGGAAGGAGAGATTTCTGTTTTGCAGGTTGAGAAGCGTATTCGTTCACATGTTAAACGGCAAATGGAAAAAAACCAACGGGAATATTATCTCAATGAGCAGATGAAGGCTATTCAGAAAGAGTTAGGAGCAAGCGATGATAGCCGCGATGAGCTCTCTGAGTTAGAAGAACGCATTACAAAGACAAAACTTTCGAAGGAAGCGCGCGAAAAGGCTGGAGCAGAACTTAGAAAATTACGGAATATGTCTCCTATGTCTGCAGAAGCAACAGTTGTGCGTAATTATCTTGATTGGTTATTAGCAATGCCTTGGGGGAAAAAGTCGAAGATCAAAAACAATTTAGACTTTGCTGAAAAGGTCATGAATAATGAGCATTTTGGTCTTGAAAAAGTTAAGGAGCGAATTATCGAATATTTGGCAGTACAAAGTCGTGCATCAAAAATAAAAGGTCCTATTATTTGTTTGCTAGGTCCTCCTGGTGTAGGAAAAACATCACTTGCTCGCTCTATTGCAAAAGCGACGGGGCGTGAGTATGTTCGTATCTCCTTGGGAGGGGTAAGGGATGAAGCAGAAATTCGCGGACATCGCCGAACATATATTGGTTCTATGCCTGGAAAAATTATTCAGTCTATGAAAAAAGCTAAGAAATCTAATCCTCTTTTCTTGCTTGATGAAATTGATAAAATGGGGCAAGATTTTCGTGGTGATCCCTCTTCGGCTTTATTGGAAGTGCTTGATCCTGAACAAAATGGTACTTTTATTGATCATTATTTGGAAGTCGAATATGATCTTTCCGATGTCATGTTTATTACAACTGCTAATACTCTGAATATTCCAGGACCGTTAATGGATCGGATGGAAATTATTCGTATTGCAGGTTATACTGAATGTGAAAAAATGGAGATTGTTAAGCAGCATCTTTTACCAAAAGCACTGAAGGATCATTGTTTAACTAGAAAAGAGTTTAGTGTTTCTGATGGCGCTATAAGATCAATGATACAATTTTATACACGTGAGGCAGGTGTTCGTAACCTTGAGCGTGAATTAATGAAGGTAGCACGTAAATCAGTTACCAAAATTCTTAAAACGCAGCAAAAATCTGTAAAAGTTACGGAAAATAATATTAATGACTTCTTGGGTGTTAAACGTTATCGCTATAACCAGATTGAAGGTGAAAATCAAATTGGTATTGTGACTGGCCTTGCTTGGACTGAAGTTGGGGGAGAGTTATTGACCATTGAAGGTGTTATGATGTCCGGTAAAGGCAAGATGACTGTAACTGGAAATTTACGTGATATCATGAAAGAGTCAATTTCAGCGGCAGCATCTTATGTGCGTTTTCGTGCTATTGATTTTGGTATTGAACCCCCACTTTTTGATAAACGTGATATCCATGTTCATGTTCCAGAAGGTGCTACACCAAAAGATGGGCCATCAGCTGGAATTGCAATGGTGACGGCAATTGTTTCGGTATTAACAGGGATAGCTGTGCATAAAGATATTGCGATGACTGGTGAAATTACTTTACGCGGGCGTGTTTTACCAATTGGTGGATTAAAAGAAAAGCTTCTTGCAGCTCTTCGAGGAGGTATAAAAAAAGTACTCATTCCTGAAGAAAATGCAAAAGATTTGATTGATATTCCTGATGATGTCAAAAATAATATGGAAATTATTCCTGTAAGTCATGTGAGTGAAGTTCTTAGACACGCTTTGGTTCGTTTTCCTGATCCTATTGGATGGACAGAGCCCTCTACGGTGTCTGTCCCTATCAGGACAGAAAACGAAAGCGAAGGAATACAGATTGCACACTGA